In Nocardia sputorum, a single genomic region encodes these proteins:
- a CDS encoding galactan 5-O-arabinofuranosyltransferase, translated as MRQIVAGAGEAALAALVAALVAAVGLVAFSLVQWPAFNSSNVTRALTTVGQVGAAVLLAVAIALLRLHKWPWVAKLLSWVGLSTFVTFTLGMPLAATKLYLFGVSVDQEFRTEFLTRLTDSAALRDMTYADLPSFYPAGWFWIGGRVGNLLGLDGWEVFKPYAIGFLAVAAVVALVLWSQLIRADWAVGVAAASTAVTLAYAAPEAYSAVIVLLLPPALVLAWGALYRPLEDVRQAAGTEQRTAGGWGAVVGAGLFLGWAATFYTLYFLVAAFAVALMGLLAAFLAVRAQRAADHPRRARTTTNASRPAWRAAVAPLVRLMVIAVIAGLVALVVWAPYLAKALRGATASSGTALHYLPESGAELPLPMFQFSLLGALCLLGTIWLVLRGASSRRAQALGIGVAAIYLWTLLSMVATAAGTTLLSFRLEPVLLVLLSVAGAFGFVEGARAIYQALNEPARFRLVAIVVATVGALAFAQDIPHVLTPEITTAYTDTDGDGNRADKRAASAVSHYREVDEALIAQTGRPRSETVVLTADTSFLSFYPYFGFQALTSHYANPLADFAGRAETIKSWSDLKTSQELLDALAASPWRAPDAFLFRRNGDAYTLRLAEDVYPNDPNVRRYSVSFPKELFADPRFTTTNIGPFTLVTLHR; from the coding sequence GTGCGGCAGATCGTCGCGGGCGCCGGCGAGGCCGCGCTCGCGGCGCTCGTCGCCGCGCTGGTGGCCGCCGTCGGGCTCGTCGCGTTCTCGCTGGTGCAGTGGCCCGCCTTCAACTCCTCGAACGTGACGCGCGCGCTCACCACCGTGGGGCAGGTGGGCGCGGCGGTCCTGCTCGCCGTCGCCATCGCGCTGCTGCGGCTGCACAAGTGGCCCTGGGTCGCGAAACTACTGTCCTGGGTCGGTCTTTCGACGTTCGTCACGTTCACGCTCGGCATGCCGCTGGCGGCGACGAAGCTGTATCTGTTCGGCGTCTCGGTGGATCAGGAGTTCCGCACCGAGTTCCTCACCCGGCTCACCGATTCCGCCGCGCTGCGCGATATGACGTACGCGGATCTGCCGTCGTTCTATCCCGCCGGCTGGTTCTGGATCGGCGGGCGAGTGGGGAATCTGCTCGGGCTGGACGGCTGGGAAGTGTTCAAGCCGTACGCTATCGGCTTCCTCGCGGTGGCCGCGGTCGTCGCGCTGGTGCTGTGGTCGCAGCTGATCCGCGCGGACTGGGCGGTGGGCGTCGCGGCGGCGAGCACGGCGGTCACCCTGGCCTACGCCGCGCCCGAGGCGTACAGCGCCGTCATCGTGCTGCTGCTACCGCCCGCGCTGGTGCTCGCCTGGGGGGCGCTCTACCGGCCCCTGGAGGACGTGCGGCAGGCCGCGGGCACCGAGCAGCGCACCGCTGGTGGGTGGGGCGCGGTCGTCGGGGCCGGACTGTTCCTCGGCTGGGCGGCCACGTTCTACACCCTCTACTTCCTCGTGGCTGCCTTCGCGGTCGCCTTGATGGGTCTGCTGGCGGCCTTCCTGGCGGTGCGTGCGCAGCGCGCCGCCGATCATCCGCGGCGCGCTCGCACGACAACGAACGCGAGCCGCCCGGCCTGGCGCGCGGCGGTGGCGCCGCTGGTCCGGCTCATGGTGATCGCGGTGATCGCCGGGCTGGTCGCGCTCGTCGTGTGGGCGCCATACCTGGCGAAGGCGCTGCGCGGCGCGACCGCGAGCTCCGGAACCGCCTTGCACTACCTGCCGGAGTCAGGAGCGGAACTGCCCCTGCCGATGTTCCAGTTCTCCCTGCTCGGTGCCTTGTGCCTGCTCGGCACGATCTGGCTGGTACTGCGTGGCGCGTCGTCGCGGCGGGCGCAGGCGCTGGGCATCGGGGTGGCGGCGATCTACCTGTGGACGCTGCTGTCCATGGTGGCGACCGCCGCGGGCACCACGCTGCTGTCGTTCCGGCTGGAGCCGGTGCTGCTGGTGCTGTTGTCGGTCGCGGGAGCGTTCGGGTTCGTCGAGGGGGCGCGCGCGATCTACCAGGCGTTGAACGAGCCCGCCCGGTTCCGGCTCGTGGCGATCGTCGTCGCGACAGTCGGCGCGCTGGCGTTCGCGCAGGACATCCCGCATGTCCTGACTCCGGAGATCACCACCGCGTACACAGACACCGACGGTGACGGAAATCGGGCCGACAAACGGGCCGCCTCGGCGGTGTCGCACTACCGCGAGGTGGACGAGGCGCTCATCGCGCAGACCGGGCGGCCGCGCTCGGAGACGGTGGTGCTCACCGCCGACACCAGCTTCCTTTCCTTCTACCCCTACTTCGGCTTCCAGGCGCTCACCTCGCACTACGCCAACCCGCTCGCCGATTTCGCGGGCCGCGCGGAGACCATCAAGAGCTGGAGCGACCTGAAGACGTCGCAGGAGTTGCTCGACGCGCTGGCGGCGAGCCCGTGGCGCGCGCCGGACGCGTTCCTGTTCCGGCGCAACGGCGACGCCTACACCTTGCGGCTGGCCGAGGACGTCTATCCGAACGATCCGAATGTCCGGCGTTATTCGGTGAGCTTTCCCAAGGAACTGTTCGCCGACCCGCGTTTCACTACCACGAACATCGGTCCGTTCACGCTGGTCACCCTCCACCGCTGA
- a CDS encoding decaprenylphospho-beta-D-erythro-pentofuranosid-2-ulose 2-reductase: MINAVGNPQSILLLGGTSEIGLAICAEYLKKGPARVTLAALPGDPLREDAVAQMKAAGASQVDVIDFDALDTESHPKVIDAAWDAGDVDVAIVAFALDGDPEELWQNQGKAVRVAQINYTAAVSVGVLVGEKMKAQGFGRIIAMSSVAGERVRRSNFVYGSTKAGLDGFYLGLGEALRPHGPRVLVIRPGMVRTKFSAHVKEAPLTVDKEDVAALAVAASQRGKELVWAPGAFRYVMMVLRHVPRAIFRRLPI, encoded by the coding sequence GTGATCAATGCCGTTGGCAACCCCCAGTCGATTCTGCTGCTGGGTGGCACCTCGGAGATCGGCTTGGCGATCTGCGCGGAGTACCTGAAGAAGGGCCCCGCGCGCGTCACCCTCGCGGCACTGCCCGGTGACCCGCTGCGCGAGGACGCGGTCGCCCAGATGAAGGCGGCGGGCGCGAGCCAGGTCGACGTCATCGACTTCGACGCGCTCGACACCGAAAGCCACCCGAAGGTGATCGACGCCGCCTGGGACGCGGGCGACGTGGACGTCGCGATCGTCGCCTTCGCCCTCGACGGCGATCCCGAGGAGCTGTGGCAGAACCAGGGCAAGGCGGTGCGGGTCGCCCAGATCAACTACACCGCGGCGGTCTCCGTCGGCGTGCTGGTGGGCGAGAAGATGAAGGCGCAGGGCTTCGGGCGGATCATCGCGATGTCCTCGGTCGCCGGTGAGCGGGTGCGGCGCTCGAACTTCGTCTACGGGTCGACCAAGGCCGGTCTGGACGGGTTCTACCTCGGGCTCGGCGAAGCGCTGCGGCCGCACGGCCCGCGCGTGCTGGTGATCCGGCCCGGCATGGTGCGCACCAAGTTCTCGGCGCACGTCAAAGAGGCTCCGCTCACCGTCGACAAGGAAGACGTCGCCGCGCTGGCGGTCGCGGCCTCGCAGCGGGGTAAGGAGCTGGTCTGGGCGCCGGGAGCCTTCCGCTACGTGATGATGGTGCTGCGGCACGTCCCGCGCGCGATCTTCCGCAGACTGCCGATCTGA
- a CDS encoding FAD-binding oxidoreductase, whose amino-acid sequence MPMSTKAPTATKTTGNDKGAGVANDGPAAGTAFTLPTRTRTLTGWGRTAPTSSEVLSTSDPELIAKAVAMVAEDNDGKPAHLRRGVIARGLGRSYGDHAQNAGGLVVDMTALNNIHRIDRDTRIVDVDGGVSLDQLMKAALPFGLWVPVLPGTRQVTIGGAIASDIHGKNHHSEGSFGNHVRSIDLLTADGQVQHITPKRNAKLFWATVGGNGLTGIILRATIEMVPTETAYFLNDGVKTTTLDETIAAHSDGSEANYTYSSAWFDVISPLPKLGRATITRGRLAKLDELPKRLRSKPLKFDAPQLMTVPDIFPNWTMNKLTLMSIGEAYYRMGGNYTGKVQNLTQFYHPLDMIAEWNRGYGSNGFLQYQFVVPTEAVEEFKRIIVDIQASGHYSALNVFKLFGPGNQAPLSFPMPGWNICVDFPIKPGLNELVGELDRRVLEFGGRLYTAKDSRTTAETFHKMYPRIDEWIKVRRSVDPTGVFMSDMARRLELQ is encoded by the coding sequence ATGCCGATGTCCACGAAAGCTCCGACCGCCACCAAGACAACCGGGAACGACAAAGGCGCCGGCGTCGCGAACGACGGCCCGGCCGCGGGCACCGCGTTCACTCTTCCGACGCGCACCCGTACGTTGACCGGGTGGGGTCGCACCGCACCCACCTCTTCCGAAGTGCTCTCGACCAGCGATCCCGAACTGATCGCCAAGGCAGTCGCCATGGTCGCCGAGGACAACGACGGCAAGCCCGCCCACCTGCGGCGCGGCGTGATCGCCCGCGGCCTCGGCCGCTCCTACGGCGACCACGCGCAGAACGCGGGCGGCCTGGTCGTCGACATGACCGCGCTGAACAACATCCACCGCATCGACCGCGACACCCGCATCGTGGACGTGGACGGCGGCGTCAGCCTGGACCAGCTCATGAAGGCCGCGCTGCCGTTCGGGCTCTGGGTTCCGGTGCTGCCCGGCACCCGCCAGGTGACCATCGGCGGCGCGATCGCCTCCGACATCCACGGCAAGAACCATCACAGCGAGGGCAGCTTCGGCAACCACGTGCGCTCGATCGATCTGCTCACCGCCGACGGGCAGGTGCAGCACATCACCCCCAAGCGCAACGCCAAGCTGTTCTGGGCGACCGTCGGCGGCAACGGGCTCACCGGCATCATCCTGCGCGCCACCATCGAGATGGTGCCCACGGAGACCGCCTACTTCCTCAACGACGGCGTGAAGACCACGACGCTCGACGAGACCATCGCCGCGCACAGCGACGGCAGCGAGGCGAACTACACCTACTCGAGCGCCTGGTTCGACGTGATCAGCCCGCTGCCCAAGCTGGGCCGGGCCACGATCACCCGGGGCAGGCTGGCCAAGCTCGACGAGCTGCCCAAGCGGCTGCGCAGCAAACCGCTGAAGTTCGACGCGCCGCAGCTGATGACCGTCCCGGACATCTTCCCGAACTGGACGATGAACAAGCTCACGCTGATGTCCATCGGCGAGGCGTACTACCGGATGGGCGGCAACTACACCGGCAAGGTGCAGAACCTGACGCAGTTCTATCACCCGCTGGACATGATCGCGGAGTGGAACCGCGGCTACGGCTCCAACGGCTTCCTCCAGTACCAGTTCGTGGTGCCCACCGAGGCGGTCGAGGAGTTCAAGCGGATCATCGTCGACATCCAGGCCTCGGGGCACTACTCGGCGCTGAACGTGTTCAAGCTGTTCGGCCCGGGCAACCAGGCCCCGCTGAGCTTCCCCATGCCGGGCTGGAACATCTGCGTCGACTTCCCGATCAAGCCGGGCCTCAACGAGCTGGTCGGCGAGCTGGACCGGCGGGTGCTCGAGTTCGGCGGGCGGCTGTACACCGCGAAGGACTCGAGGACCACCGCCGAGACCTTCCACAAGATGTATCCCCGGATCGACGAGTGGATCAAGGTCCGTCGTAGCGTCGACCCCACAGGCGTATTCATGTCCGATATGGCGAGAAGGCTGGAGCTGCAGTGA
- a CDS encoding GtrA family protein: protein MQAEPHLPLPAELPLVDEPAGSDVDLKTQIVRFTLTGGFSAVVDYGLYSLLLNLVGLPVGVAKSIGFVAGTTTAYLINRRWTFQAAPSRIRFLAVVALYAVTFAVQVGINNLLYFTLPGEWWRQPLAFVIAQGTATVINFVVQRLVIFKIR from the coding sequence GTGCAAGCCGAACCCCACCTGCCGCTTCCGGCGGAGTTGCCGCTGGTCGACGAGCCTGCCGGCAGTGATGTCGACCTCAAGACGCAGATCGTCCGGTTCACCCTCACCGGCGGGTTCTCTGCCGTCGTCGACTACGGGCTCTACAGCCTGCTGCTCAACCTGGTCGGTCTCCCGGTCGGCGTCGCCAAGTCCATCGGCTTCGTGGCGGGCACCACAACCGCCTACCTGATCAATCGCCGCTGGACCTTCCAGGCCGCGCCCAGCCGCATCCGCTTTCTGGCGGTCGTCGCGCTCTACGCGGTGACCTTCGCGGTGCAGGTCGGCATCAACAACCTGCTCTACTTCACCCTCCCCGGCGAGTGGTGGCGCCAGCCCCTGGCTTTCGTCATCGCCCAGGGCACCGCCACCGTCATCAACTTCGTCGTCCAGCGCTTGGTGATCTTCAAGATCCGCTGA
- a CDS encoding alpha/beta fold hydrolase, whose protein sequence is MDRRHIHIPTRLGLLHVVLTGSGHPIVMWPSLLMDAALWDAQVDYFAGDFLTIAVDPPGHGRSSRLGRPFTFDECAACVVDILDQLGLPRTHFLGNSWGAMIGGTFAAEFPDRIESAILMNGTASSAPLAQRTQYRMLLMTIRILGGIRPPLTGSVVRAFLGPTTERTRPQVVRQVLDVARRNDPASLVHAVRSVVIDRPDQRDLFSSITCPTLVVGGREDRTFPVPELQVMADAIPGSQLVVLDGAAHLAAAEVPDEVNRLVGAFLADRAATSG, encoded by the coding sequence ATGGACCGCAGGCATATTCACATACCCACCCGGCTGGGGCTGCTGCACGTCGTCCTGACCGGCAGCGGGCATCCGATCGTGATGTGGCCGAGCCTTCTCATGGACGCTGCCCTTTGGGATGCCCAAGTCGACTATTTCGCAGGGGATTTCCTGACCATCGCGGTCGACCCGCCCGGACACGGGCGGTCCAGCCGCCTCGGACGGCCCTTCACGTTCGACGAGTGCGCCGCGTGCGTCGTCGACATCCTCGATCAGCTGGGACTACCGCGGACCCATTTCCTCGGGAACTCCTGGGGCGCCATGATCGGCGGCACCTTCGCCGCCGAATTCCCCGACCGCATCGAATCCGCGATCCTGATGAACGGCACAGCGTCATCGGCCCCGCTCGCGCAGCGGACGCAGTATCGGATGCTCTTGATGACGATCCGCATTCTCGGCGGGATTCGGCCGCCGCTCACCGGATCGGTGGTCCGGGCATTCCTCGGTCCGACGACCGAACGAACGCGCCCGCAGGTCGTCCGGCAGGTCCTCGACGTCGCCCGCCGCAATGATCCGGCGTCGCTCGTGCACGCTGTCCGATCCGTGGTGATCGACCGCCCGGACCAGCGCGACCTCTTCTCCTCGATTACCTGTCCCACGCTGGTCGTCGGAGGTCGCGAGGACCGTACCTTTCCCGTACCCGAACTCCAGGTGATGGCGGACGCCATCCCCGGCTCGCAGCTCGTGGTCCTCGACGGAGCCGCACACCTCGCGGCCGCCGAGGTCCCCGACGAAGTGAATCGCCTGGTCGGAGCCTTCCTGGCCGACCGAGCCGCGACGAGCGGATAG
- a CDS encoding AraC family transcriptional regulator has product MTIAEPYLVERVDTGAVLPRESADFWAEHVCRNQGTLQCRFASPASFRGATAVQRYAGYQLIDFWSDSIVYSRTRADIRRDGDESLRAMIPTDGILRLRQDDATAEVSPGHGAVVTKTRPVDFDQPLTARGWVMNIPAGTLPLQVGAGPALIDLRSGLGSVVAGMVGELGRQRANVDGPEFASACDTIVDLLALCLRRRNAMPTVLATVDTAVRDHVRRHADNPNLTPAAIARSLGWSLRQIQLALHHTGTTPSELIRAERLDRAHRRLREAPPARTVADIAYASGFRSLSAFGSAFKARFGVTPQEARRR; this is encoded by the coding sequence GTGACGATCGCCGAGCCGTATCTCGTGGAGCGGGTCGATACCGGCGCGGTGCTGCCCCGCGAGTCGGCCGACTTCTGGGCTGAGCACGTCTGCCGTAACCAGGGCACCTTGCAGTGCCGTTTCGCCAGTCCGGCCTCGTTCCGCGGAGCGACGGCCGTGCAGCGATACGCGGGCTATCAGCTGATCGACTTCTGGTCGGACAGCATCGTCTACTCCAGAACCCGGGCGGATATCCGGCGTGACGGCGACGAGAGTCTGCGGGCGATGATCCCGACCGACGGAATATTGCGTCTTCGACAAGACGACGCCACCGCCGAGGTGTCACCGGGGCACGGCGCGGTGGTCACCAAGACACGCCCGGTGGATTTCGACCAGCCGCTGACTGCGCGTGGGTGGGTGATGAACATCCCCGCGGGCACGCTACCGCTCCAGGTCGGTGCGGGACCTGCGTTGATCGACCTTCGATCGGGCTTGGGCTCGGTCGTCGCCGGCATGGTCGGCGAACTCGGCAGGCAGCGCGCGAATGTCGACGGTCCCGAGTTCGCCTCCGCCTGTGACACGATCGTCGATCTGCTCGCCCTTTGCCTACGCCGCCGCAACGCGATGCCCACCGTGCTGGCGACGGTGGACACCGCGGTTCGGGATCACGTCCGCAGGCACGCCGACAACCCGAACCTGACACCGGCCGCAATCGCTCGAAGCCTGGGCTGGTCCCTGCGGCAGATCCAATTGGCCTTGCACCACACCGGCACCACACCGTCGGAGTTGATCCGCGCCGAGCGCCTCGACCGCGCGCACCGCCGCCTCCGCGAAGCCCCGCCCGCCCGCACCGTCGCCGACATCGCCTACGCCAGCGGCTTCCGTTCCCTCAGCGCCTTCGGCTCCGCGTTCAAAGCCCGGTTCGGGGTGACTCCGCAGGAAGCACGACGGCGCTGA
- a CDS encoding pyridoxamine 5'-phosphate oxidase family protein, whose amino-acid sequence MPGTHNGSHGERELQERYGTEDRAQRFYDDQVLDRLNPTMIEFIGRMDMAFIATADKRGECDASFRAGLPGFLHVIDDRTIAYPEYRGNGVMASLGNILENPHVGILLIDFVRDLIGLHINGSARIVDDPALRATVTDLPVNHKGRAAQQWVVVDVEEAYIHCRKHIPHLVPAPRELREWGTDNVRAKGGDYFGAKAEKSELADTPEWLGLFASESSTT is encoded by the coding sequence ATGCCCGGCACACACAACGGCAGCCACGGTGAGCGTGAGCTGCAGGAACGGTACGGCACAGAGGATCGGGCACAGCGGTTCTACGACGACCAGGTGCTCGACCGGCTCAATCCGACGATGATCGAATTCATTGGACGGATGGATATGGCGTTCATCGCCACAGCCGACAAACGCGGCGAATGCGACGCGAGCTTCCGTGCCGGACTGCCCGGTTTCCTGCACGTGATAGACGACCGTACGATCGCCTATCCGGAATATCGTGGCAACGGCGTCATGGCCAGCCTCGGCAATATCCTGGAGAACCCGCACGTCGGGATATTGCTCATCGATTTCGTGCGCGACCTCATCGGACTGCACATCAACGGTTCGGCCCGCATCGTCGACGACCCCGCTCTCCGCGCCACCGTCACCGACCTGCCCGTCAACCACAAGGGCCGCGCCGCCCAGCAGTGGGTGGTGGTCGACGTGGAGGAAGCCTACATTCACTGCCGCAAGCACATCCCGCACCTCGTCCCCGCCCCGCGCGAACTTCGCGAGTGGGGCACCGACAACGTCCGCGCCAAGGGCGGCGACTATTTCGGGGCCAAGGCGGAAAAGAGCGAGCTCGCCGACACACCCGAGTGGCTCGGCCTCTTCGCCAGCGAATCCTCCACAACCTGA
- a CDS encoding molybdopterin-dependent oxidoreductase, with product MAPITQSRNLLRTCPLCEAVCGLDITLDPDDHVTSVRGDRSDPFSKGFICPKGASFGHLDEDPDRVTEPLIRDRATGTWRTVSWDEAFDYIAERFPAVVAEHGNQSAAAYLGNPNAHTVAGTLYVPMLLRALGTKNIYSASTADQMPKQVASGLMFGDPLTVPVPDLDRTDYLLMLGANPLESNGSLCTAPDFPGRLKALRGRGGRFVVVDPRVTRTAKLADEHLFIRPGSDAYLLFGIVHTLFAEQLTDLRVEVTGLEELRCAAAPFDPDTVAARTGVPASTIVRLARELAGAPTAAVYARIGTCTAEFGTITQWLVDAINALTGNLDSPGGAMFATAAAGGIPRTRPFRAGRWTSRVRELPEAMGELPVATLADEITTPGEGQIRALVTVAGNPVLSAPSGARLDEAFAELDFMVSVDRYVNETTKHADVILPPPRPTQSPHYDFALLQFAVRNYTRYSRPLVPLGDRPSEPAVLARLAAALNGRPHDGSDGVDPLTAMDELVIAGLLHKAGLAERRGDLIGENSTEQRIDLMLRLGPYGEWNGGTLNLQALLDNPHGIDLGPLRPRLPGVLRTASGRVDLAPQPLLDDVARMRARLSDAAPEIVLIGRRQLRSNNSWMHNIAPLVSGSNRCTLHINPADVERLGLGDQAVVKSAAGTLTVPLEPTEAIMPGVVSLPHGWGHGDSGQTVARAHAGVNANVLTDDSVVDAPSGNAVFNGVPVTLTPA from the coding sequence ATGGCCCCGATCACGCAATCGCGCAATCTGCTGCGGACCTGCCCGCTCTGTGAGGCGGTCTGCGGCCTGGACATCACCCTGGATCCCGACGACCACGTGACCTCGGTCCGCGGCGACCGCAGCGACCCCTTCAGCAAGGGCTTCATCTGCCCTAAAGGAGCCAGCTTCGGCCACCTCGACGAGGATCCGGACCGGGTGACCGAACCGCTGATCCGCGATCGCGCGACCGGCACCTGGCGCACCGTGAGCTGGGACGAAGCCTTCGATTACATCGCCGAACGGTTTCCCGCCGTCGTGGCCGAGCATGGGAATCAATCGGCCGCCGCCTATTTGGGCAACCCCAACGCGCACACCGTGGCGGGCACCTTGTACGTGCCGATGCTGCTGCGGGCGCTGGGCACCAAGAACATCTACTCGGCCAGCACCGCGGATCAGATGCCCAAGCAGGTGGCCAGTGGGCTGATGTTCGGTGATCCGCTGACCGTGCCGGTGCCCGACCTGGACCGCACCGATTATCTGCTGATGCTGGGGGCCAATCCGCTGGAATCGAACGGCTCGCTGTGCACCGCACCGGATTTCCCGGGCAGGCTGAAGGCGCTGCGCGGCAGGGGCGGTCGCTTCGTGGTGGTCGATCCGCGGGTGACCCGCACCGCGAAACTCGCCGACGAGCATTTGTTCATCCGGCCGGGCAGCGACGCGTATCTGCTGTTCGGCATCGTGCACACGCTCTTCGCCGAGCAATTGACCGACCTGCGCGTCGAGGTCACCGGGCTGGAGGAATTGCGTTGCGCCGCCGCCCCGTTCGATCCGGACACAGTCGCGGCACGCACTGGAGTACCCGCATCGACGATCGTGCGGCTCGCCCGTGAGCTCGCGGGGGCGCCGACCGCCGCGGTGTACGCCCGCATCGGCACCTGCACCGCGGAATTCGGCACGATCACCCAGTGGCTGGTCGACGCGATCAACGCGCTGACCGGCAACCTCGACTCCCCCGGCGGCGCGATGTTCGCCACCGCCGCGGCCGGCGGCATCCCCCGGACCAGGCCGTTCCGCGCCGGACGCTGGACCAGCCGGGTCCGCGAATTGCCCGAGGCGATGGGCGAGCTGCCCGTCGCGACGCTCGCCGACGAGATCACCACGCCGGGCGAGGGACAGATCCGCGCCCTGGTGACGGTCGCGGGCAACCCGGTGCTGTCCGCGCCGAGCGGCGCCCGCCTGGACGAGGCGTTCGCCGAGCTCGACTTCATGGTGAGCGTGGACCGCTACGTGAACGAGACCACCAAGCACGCCGATGTGATCCTGCCTCCCCCGCGCCCCACCCAGTCCCCGCACTACGATTTCGCGCTCCTGCAGTTCGCCGTGCGCAACTACACCCGCTACTCGCGTCCGCTGGTGCCGCTGGGTGACCGGCCCTCCGAGCCCGCTGTCCTGGCTCGTCTCGCGGCCGCGCTGAACGGCAGGCCGCACGACGGCTCCGACGGGGTCGACCCGCTCACCGCCATGGACGAACTCGTCATCGCGGGTCTGCTGCACAAGGCCGGGCTGGCGGAGCGGCGGGGTGATCTGATCGGGGAGAACAGCACCGAGCAGCGCATCGACCTGATGTTGCGCCTCGGGCCGTACGGCGAATGGAACGGCGGCACGCTCAATCTGCAGGCGCTGCTGGACAATCCGCACGGCATCGACCTCGGCCCGTTGCGGCCGCGGCTACCCGGCGTGCTGCGCACGGCGAGCGGGCGGGTGGATCTGGCCCCGCAGCCGCTGCTGGACGATGTGGCGCGCATGCGGGCGCGGCTGTCCGACGCCGCACCGGAGATCGTGCTGATCGGGCGGCGGCAGCTGCGGTCCAACAACAGCTGGATGCATAACATCGCGCCGTTGGTGAGCGGATCGAATCGCTGCACCTTGCATATCAATCCGGCCGATGTGGAGCGGCTCGGGCTCGGCGATCAGGCGGTGGTGAAATCGGCCGCCGGGACGCTGACCGTCCCGCTGGAGCCGACCGAGGCCATCATGCCCGGCGTGGTGAGCCTGCCGCATGGCTGGGGCCACGGCGACAGCGGGCAGACCGTGGCCCGCGCGCACGCGGGCGTCAATGCCAATGTGCTCACCGACGATTCGGTGGTCGACGCGCCGTCCGGAAACGCCGTGTTCAATGGGGTTCCGGTCACGCTGACCCCGGCCTGA
- a CDS encoding DUF4282 domain-containing protein, whose translation MSDESHDTGAPADRPVADSEESEAERRLAWTESAAKRFAGAASDEEQPAEPFRSPRAFAQWSAAAARALVDVQFHRPATRTLLPLAYILGLVFAVAVPITLTVSAWRVSAVLGVLAAILGVPLGLTIAAAVRLMLEFLVNASRLATRVEHISELADDLFQALSDVAEPVNQLSEDVRAVQFWRFRKRSPRR comes from the coding sequence ATGAGTGACGAATCCCACGACACCGGCGCGCCCGCGGACCGCCCGGTCGCGGACTCCGAGGAGTCCGAGGCCGAGCGCCGGCTCGCGTGGACGGAGTCGGCGGCCAAGCGCTTCGCCGGAGCTGCCTCCGACGAAGAACAGCCCGCCGAGCCGTTCCGCAGTCCGCGTGCCTTCGCGCAGTGGAGTGCCGCGGCCGCGCGCGCCCTGGTCGACGTGCAGTTCCACCGCCCGGCCACCCGCACGCTCTTGCCGCTCGCCTACATCCTGGGGTTGGTGTTCGCCGTCGCCGTGCCCATCACGCTGACGGTCTCGGCATGGCGGGTGTCCGCGGTGCTCGGGGTGCTCGCCGCGATACTGGGCGTCCCGCTCGGCCTGACCATCGCGGCCGCCGTGCGCCTCATGCTCGAGTTCCTGGTCAACGCCTCGCGTCTGGCGACCAGGGTGGAACACATCAGCGAGCTGGCCGACGACCTGTTCCAGGCGTTGTCGGACGTGGCGGAGCCGGTCAACCAGCTGTCCGAAGACGTTCGCGCGGTCCAGTTCTGGCGTTTCCGCAAGCGCAGCCCACGCAGGTAG